The following coding sequences lie in one Erwinia amylovora genomic window:
- the carA gene encoding glutamine-hydrolyzing carbamoyl-phosphate synthase small subunit translates to MIKSALLVLEDGTQFHGRAIGATGSAVGEVVFNTSMTGYQEILTDPSYSRQIVTLTYPHIGNVGTNSADEESTQVHAAGLVIRDLPLIASNYRNEEGLSEYLTRHNIVAIADIDTRKLTRLLREKGAQNGCIIAGEAPDAAAALEKARTFPGLKGMDLAKEVTTPDAYTWLQGSWTLETALPTAKAEGELPYHVVAYDYGVKRNILRMLVDRGCRLTVVPAQTSAEEVLKLNPDGVFLSNGPGDPEPCDYAITAINRLLETNIPLFGICLGHQLLALASGAKTVKMKLGHHGGNHPVKDHDNNTVMITAQNHGFAVDDSNLPANLRVTHTSLFDHTVQGIHRTDKAAFSFQGHPEASPGPHDAAPLFDHFIELIDAYRSTAK, encoded by the coding sequence TTGATTAAGTCAGCGCTTTTGGTTCTGGAAGACGGAACCCAATTCCACGGTCGGGCCATAGGGGCAACCGGATCGGCAGTGGGAGAAGTTGTTTTCAACACTTCAATGACCGGTTATCAGGAAATCCTCACTGATCCTTCCTATTCCCGCCAAATCGTCACTCTTACTTACCCCCATATCGGCAATGTCGGCACCAACTCCGCAGATGAAGAATCGACTCAGGTTCATGCAGCAGGGTTGGTTATCCGCGATTTACCGCTGATTGCCAGCAACTACCGCAATGAAGAAGGGCTGTCGGAATATCTGACCCGCCACAACATTGTCGCTATTGCCGATATCGATACGCGCAAACTGACCCGTCTGCTGCGCGAAAAGGGGGCACAAAACGGCTGTATTATTGCCGGAGAGGCGCCGGATGCCGCCGCCGCTCTGGAAAAAGCGCGCACGTTTCCTGGCCTGAAAGGCATGGACCTGGCGAAAGAAGTGACCACCCCGGATGCCTATACATGGCTTCAGGGCAGCTGGACGCTGGAAACGGCGCTGCCAACGGCGAAAGCAGAAGGTGAGCTGCCGTACCATGTGGTGGCTTACGACTATGGCGTGAAGCGTAATATCCTGCGTATGCTGGTCGATCGCGGCTGCCGCCTGACGGTGGTTCCGGCACAAACCAGCGCAGAAGAGGTGCTGAAGCTCAATCCGGACGGCGTGTTCCTCTCTAACGGCCCGGGTGACCCGGAGCCGTGCGACTACGCGATCACCGCGATTAACCGCCTGCTGGAAACGAATATTCCACTGTTTGGCATTTGCCTCGGTCATCAGCTACTGGCGCTGGCCAGTGGGGCTAAGACGGTGAAAATGAAACTCGGCCACCACGGCGGTAACCATCCGGTTAAAGACCATGATAATAATACGGTCATGATCACCGCGCAGAATCACGGTTTTGCCGTTGATGACAGCAATCTTCCGGCCAATCTGCGCGTCACCCATACCTCACTGTTTGACCACACGGTACAGGGCATTCACCGCACCGATAAAGCGGCATTCAGCTTCCAGGGCCATCCGGAAGCAAGTCCTGGCCCGCATGATGCTGCCCCGTTGTTCGATCACTTTATCGAACTGATTGACGCTTACCGTTCGACTGCCAAATAA
- the dapB gene encoding 4-hydroxy-tetrahydrodipicolinate reductase codes for MSNAEIRIAIVGAAGRMGRQLIQATEQAEGARLGAALVRSGSSLVGSDAGELAGCGALGITITDNLEAVANDFDVLIDFTRPQATLHYLAFCRQHQKTMVIGTTGFDDAGKAAIEAAAQEIAIVFAANFSVGVNLVLKLVEKAAKVMGEYADIEIIEAHHRHKVDAPSGTALAMGEAIADAMNWDLNQHAVYAREGFTGEREAQTIGFATVRAGDIVGEHTAMFADIGERVEITHKASDRMTFAKGAVRAAKWLGANKAGLYGMRDVLNLHGL; via the coding sequence ATGAGTAATGCAGAAATCCGTATCGCCATTGTAGGAGCAGCAGGGCGTATGGGACGTCAGCTGATACAGGCAACTGAGCAGGCTGAAGGGGCGCGTTTGGGGGCTGCACTGGTACGCAGCGGTTCATCACTGGTTGGAAGCGATGCCGGAGAGCTGGCTGGCTGTGGCGCATTGGGGATTACCATCACCGATAACCTTGAAGCGGTGGCCAATGACTTCGACGTGCTTATCGATTTCACGCGTCCGCAAGCCACGCTGCACTATCTGGCGTTTTGCCGCCAGCATCAAAAAACGATGGTGATCGGCACCACCGGTTTTGACGACGCCGGCAAAGCCGCCATCGAGGCAGCAGCGCAAGAAATTGCTATCGTCTTTGCCGCCAACTTCAGCGTTGGGGTGAACCTGGTGCTCAAGCTGGTGGAAAAAGCGGCCAAAGTGATGGGCGAATATGCGGATATCGAAATCATCGAAGCGCATCATCGACATAAAGTGGATGCGCCATCCGGAACCGCGCTGGCAATGGGGGAAGCCATTGCCGACGCGATGAACTGGGACCTGAACCAGCATGCGGTGTACGCCCGTGAAGGCTTCACCGGAGAGCGCGAAGCGCAGACCATTGGCTTCGCCACCGTTCGTGCCGGTGATATTGTCGGCGAGCACACGGCGATGTTTGCAGATATTGGCGAACGTGTCGAAATCACCCACAAGGCATCAGATCGTATGACCTTTGCCAAAGGCGCTGTTCGTGCGGCAAAATGGCTTGGTGCTAATAAAGCAGGTCTTTATGGTATGAGAGATGTGCTAAATTTGCATGGCTTATAG
- the ispH gene encoding 4-hydroxy-3-methylbut-2-enyl diphosphate reductase — MQILLANPRGFCAGVDRAISIVERALEMYGAPIYVRHEVVHNRYVVNSLRERGAIFIEEIEEVPDESILIFSAHGVSQAVRAEAKARKLTMLFDATCPLVTKVHMEVARASRRGTEAVLIGHAGHPEVEGTMGQYNNPLGGMYLVEKPEDVLKLQVKSEDNLCFMTQTTLSVDDTSDVIDALRARFPKIVGPRKDDICYATTNRQEAVRNLAREADVVLVVGSKNSSNSNRLAELAQRAGKPARLIDSAEDIQEAWVEGVSCVGVTAGASAPDILVQQVIQRLNELGGEDAVELVGREENIIFEVPKELRVAVRQLD; from the coding sequence ATGCAGATCCTGTTGGCTAACCCGCGTGGCTTCTGTGCGGGCGTTGATCGCGCTATCAGCATCGTCGAGCGTGCGCTGGAGATGTATGGCGCCCCGATCTACGTGCGTCATGAAGTGGTACATAATCGTTACGTGGTCAACAGCTTGCGTGAACGCGGTGCAATCTTTATCGAAGAGATCGAAGAAGTACCGGATGAATCAATTCTGATTTTCTCCGCTCACGGCGTTTCACAGGCGGTGCGAGCTGAAGCCAAAGCGCGTAAGTTGACGATGCTGTTTGACGCGACCTGTCCGCTGGTCACCAAGGTGCATATGGAGGTGGCGCGTGCCAGCCGCAGGGGCACCGAGGCAGTGCTGATTGGTCATGCCGGTCACCCGGAAGTCGAAGGCACCATGGGGCAATATAATAACCCGCTTGGCGGCATGTATCTGGTTGAAAAGCCGGAAGATGTGTTAAAGCTTCAGGTGAAGAGCGAAGATAACCTGTGCTTTATGACGCAAACCACACTGTCGGTTGATGATACCAGTGATGTGATCGACGCCTTGCGCGCTCGTTTCCCTAAGATTGTCGGGCCGCGCAAGGATGATATTTGCTATGCCACCACAAATCGTCAGGAGGCGGTACGCAACCTCGCGCGTGAGGCCGATGTGGTATTGGTCGTCGGTTCTAAAAACTCCTCCAACTCCAACCGCCTGGCGGAGCTGGCTCAGCGAGCAGGCAAGCCGGCGCGGCTGATTGATTCCGCGGAGGATATTCAGGAAGCGTGGGTGGAAGGGGTGAGCTGCGTTGGCGTCACAGCCGGAGCGTCCGCGCCGGATATTCTGGTTCAGCAGGTGATACAGCGGCTGAATGAACTGGGTGGCGAGGATGCCGTTGAGCTGGTCGGGCGGGAAGAAAACATTATTTTCGAAGTGCCGAAAGAGCTGCGAGTAGCGGTTCGGCAGCTGGACTAA
- the fkpB gene encoding FKBP-type peptidyl-prolyl cis-trans isomerase: MTDSVQSSSAVLVHFTLKLADGSTAESTRNNGKPALFRLGDGSLSHRLESHLVGLAVGGKAAFALDAQDAFGSISPDLIQYFSRRDFVDAGEPEIGAIMLFSGMDGNEMPGVIREISGDSITVDFNHPLAGQTIHFDIEVLEIDPLLEKSNADPVG, from the coding sequence ATGACTGATTCAGTACAAAGTAGCAGCGCGGTGCTGGTGCATTTCACGCTAAAACTGGCGGACGGTTCTACGGCGGAATCCACGCGTAATAATGGTAAGCCGGCCCTGTTTCGTCTGGGCGACGGGAGCCTGTCGCACCGGCTTGAAAGCCATCTGGTCGGGCTTGCCGTTGGCGGTAAGGCGGCGTTCGCGCTGGATGCACAAGACGCGTTTGGCAGTATCAGCCCGGATCTGATCCAGTATTTTTCGCGTCGCGACTTTGTTGATGCCGGAGAGCCAGAAATTGGTGCCATCATGCTGTTCAGCGGCATGGACGGCAACGAAATGCCGGGGGTGATCCGTGAAATCTCCGGCGATTCCATCACCGTCGATTTCAACCATCCGCTTGCCGGACAAACTATTCACTTCGACATCGAAGTGCTGGAAATCGATCCGTTACTGGAGAAGAGCAATGCAGATCCTGTTGGCTAA
- the lspA gene encoding signal peptidase II: MMKKSVLSTGLRWLWLVLVVIGIDFASKQWIMNNLMLHESMSVMPFFNFFYAHNYGAAFSFLADKGGWQRWFFAGIAIAIVVVLLVMMYRSKASNRLNNIAYALIVGGALGNLFDRAYHGFVVDFIDFYVGDWHFATFNIADCGICIGAALIVLEGFISPASKQSEHKG; the protein is encoded by the coding sequence ATGATGAAAAAATCCGTTCTTTCAACCGGACTGCGCTGGCTGTGGCTGGTGCTGGTGGTGATTGGCATTGATTTTGCCAGCAAGCAGTGGATTATGAATAATCTGATGCTGCACGAATCGATGTCGGTAATGCCGTTCTTCAACTTCTTTTACGCTCACAACTACGGCGCGGCGTTCAGTTTCCTTGCCGATAAAGGTGGCTGGCAGCGCTGGTTCTTTGCCGGCATTGCCATCGCTATTGTTGTGGTGCTGCTGGTGATGATGTATCGCAGTAAAGCCAGCAACAGGCTGAACAACATCGCCTATGCGCTGATTGTTGGCGGCGCGCTGGGTAACCTGTTCGATCGGGCATATCATGGCTTCGTCGTCGACTTCATCGACTTTTATGTCGGTGACTGGCACTTTGCGACATTCAATATTGCCGACTGCGGCATCTGTATTGGTGCTGCATTGATCGTACTGGAAGGGTTTATCAGCCCGGCCAGTAAGCAGTCTGAGCATAAAGGGTAG
- the ileS gene encoding isoleucine--tRNA ligase has product MSDYKSTLNLPETGFPMRGDLAKREPGMLQRWYDDKLYSVIREAKKGKKTFILHDGPPYANGSIHIGHSVNKILKDIIVKSKGLAGYDSPYVPGWDCHGLPIEHKVEQTIGKPGEKVSAAEFRAACREYAARQVEGQKADFIRLGVLGDWDRPYLTMDFKTEANIIRALGKIIGNGHLHKGAKPVHWCMDCRSALAEAEVEYYDKTSPSIDVMFNAVDKDAVQAKFGAASVDGPISLVIWTTTPWTMPANRAIALHPEFEYQLVQIEGRALILAKDMVDSVMKRVGVPQWTVLGNVQGAALELMGFRHPFLAQVSPVVPGEHVTLEAGTGAVHTAPGHGPDDYVIGQKYGIETANPVGPDGSFLPGTYPTLDGVNVFKANDIIVELLREKGALLHVEKLHHSYPHCWRHKTPIIFRATPQWFISMDQKGLRAQSLKEIKGVQWIPDWGQARIESMVASRPDWCISRQRTWGVPMALFVHKDTEQLHPDSLELMEKVAVRVEQDGIQAWWDLDARELMGADADNYVKVPDTLDVWFDSGSTSYSVVEARPEFGGNAPDMYLEGSDQHRGWFMSSLMISTAMKGKAPYRQVLTHGFTVDGQGRKMSKSLGNTVSPQDVMNKLGADILRLWVASTDYSGEIAVSDEILKRSADSYRRIRNTARFLLANLAGFNPETDKVKPEEMVVVDRWAVGRALAAQNDIIASYEAYDFHEVVQRLMQFCSVEMGSFYLDIIKDRQYTAKADGLARRSCQTALWYIAEALVRWMAPIMSFTADEIWGYLPGKRAQYVFTEEWFDGLFSLADNQPMNDAYWAELLKVRGEVNKVIEQARADKHVGGSLEASVTLYADARLADKLSGLGEELRFVLLTSGAEVADYAQAPDNAQQSETVKGLKIALSKAEGEKCPRCWHYTGDIGQNAGQAEMCGRCVTNVAGSGEERKFA; this is encoded by the coding sequence ATGAGTGACTATAAATCTACCCTGAATTTGCCGGAAACGGGGTTCCCAATGCGTGGCGACTTAGCCAAACGCGAACCTGGCATGCTGCAACGCTGGTATGATGACAAGCTCTACAGCGTCATCCGCGAAGCTAAGAAAGGGAAAAAGACCTTTATTCTGCACGATGGCCCCCCTTACGCTAACGGCAGCATTCATATTGGTCACTCGGTTAACAAGATTCTTAAGGACATTATCGTTAAGTCGAAAGGCCTGGCGGGCTATGACTCGCCTTATGTCCCGGGCTGGGACTGCCACGGTTTGCCGATTGAGCATAAAGTCGAGCAAACCATTGGTAAGCCGGGTGAGAAGGTCAGCGCGGCGGAATTCCGTGCCGCCTGCCGTGAATACGCCGCCCGGCAGGTAGAAGGCCAGAAAGCGGACTTTATTCGTTTGGGCGTGCTGGGTGACTGGGATCGTCCTTACCTGACGATGGACTTCAAAACCGAAGCCAACATCATTCGTGCGCTGGGCAAAATCATCGGTAACGGCCATCTGCACAAGGGGGCCAAGCCGGTACACTGGTGCATGGACTGCCGCTCTGCGCTGGCCGAAGCGGAAGTGGAGTATTACGATAAAACCTCCCCTTCCATTGATGTGATGTTCAATGCCGTGGACAAAGACGCGGTGCAGGCCAAATTTGGCGCTGCCAGCGTTGACGGTCCGATTTCACTGGTTATCTGGACTACCACGCCGTGGACCATGCCGGCCAACCGTGCCATCGCCCTGCATCCTGAATTTGAGTATCAGCTGGTGCAGATTGAGGGGCGTGCGCTGATCCTCGCTAAAGATATGGTCGACAGCGTGATGAAGCGTGTTGGCGTGCCGCAATGGACCGTGTTGGGCAACGTGCAGGGTGCGGCGCTGGAGCTGATGGGCTTCCGGCATCCGTTTCTTGCCCAGGTTTCTCCGGTGGTTCCTGGAGAGCATGTGACGCTGGAAGCCGGTACCGGTGCGGTTCACACCGCTCCAGGCCACGGGCCGGACGACTATGTTATCGGTCAGAAGTACGGGATTGAAACCGCCAATCCCGTCGGGCCGGACGGCAGCTTCTTGCCGGGAACTTATCCAACGCTGGACGGCGTAAACGTATTTAAAGCCAACGATATAATCGTCGAGCTGCTGCGTGAGAAAGGCGCACTGCTGCATGTTGAAAAACTGCATCACAGCTACCCGCACTGCTGGCGTCACAAAACCCCGATTATCTTCCGCGCCACGCCGCAGTGGTTTATCAGCATGGATCAGAAGGGGTTGCGCGCACAGTCACTGAAAGAGATTAAAGGCGTGCAGTGGATCCCGGACTGGGGCCAGGCGCGTATTGAATCGATGGTCGCCAGCCGCCCCGACTGGTGCATCTCGCGCCAGCGTACCTGGGGCGTGCCGATGGCGCTGTTCGTGCATAAAGACACCGAGCAGCTGCACCCGGATTCGCTGGAGCTGATGGAAAAAGTCGCCGTGCGCGTAGAGCAGGACGGTATTCAGGCGTGGTGGGATCTCGATGCCCGCGAGCTGATGGGCGCTGATGCGGACAACTACGTGAAAGTGCCCGATACGCTGGACGTCTGGTTTGACTCGGGTTCCACCAGCTATTCAGTGGTTGAGGCGCGCCCTGAATTTGGCGGCAATGCGCCGGATATGTATCTGGAAGGTTCCGATCAGCATCGTGGCTGGTTTATGTCATCCTTGATGATTTCGACCGCGATGAAAGGCAAAGCGCCCTATCGCCAGGTACTGACGCACGGTTTCACCGTTGATGGTCAGGGCCGCAAGATGTCAAAATCGCTGGGCAACACCGTCAGCCCGCAGGACGTGATGAACAAGCTGGGCGCGGATATTCTGCGCCTGTGGGTGGCATCGACCGACTATTCGGGTGAAATTGCCGTTTCCGACGAAATTCTGAAACGCTCTGCCGACAGTTATCGCCGCATCCGTAATACCGCGCGTTTCCTGCTGGCCAACCTCGCCGGGTTCAATCCTGAAACCGATAAGGTCAAGCCCGAAGAGATGGTGGTGGTTGATCGCTGGGCGGTCGGCCGTGCGCTGGCGGCACAGAATGACATCATTGCCTCATACGAAGCTTATGATTTCCATGAAGTCGTGCAGCGCCTGATGCAGTTCTGCTCGGTTGAAATGGGTTCTTTCTACCTGGATATCATCAAAGACCGCCAGTACACCGCTAAGGCCGATGGCCTGGCGCGCCGCAGCTGTCAGACTGCGCTGTGGTACATCGCCGAAGCGCTGGTGCGCTGGATGGCCCCGATCATGTCCTTCACCGCTGATGAAATCTGGGGCTACCTGCCAGGCAAGCGCGCGCAGTATGTGTTTACCGAAGAGTGGTTTGACGGCCTGTTCAGCCTGGCGGATAACCAGCCGATGAACGATGCCTACTGGGCTGAACTGCTGAAAGTGCGCGGTGAAGTGAACAAGGTGATTGAGCAGGCGCGTGCTGACAAGCACGTGGGCGGTTCGCTGGAAGCCAGCGTAACGCTGTATGCCGATGCCCGGCTGGCGGATAAACTGAGCGGCCTGGGTGAAGAACTGCGCTTCGTACTGCTGACATCGGGGGCCGAAGTGGCAGATTACGCGCAGGCTCCCGACAATGCCCAGCAGAGTGAAACGGTAAAAGGTCTGAAAATTGCCTTGAGCAAAGCGGAAGGCGAGAAATGCCCACGCTGCTGGCACTACACTGGCGATATCGGCCAGAATGCCGGGCAGGCTGAAATGTGCGGCCGCTGTGTCACTAACGTCGCTGGTAGCGGCGAAGAGCGTAAGTTTGCATGA
- the ribF gene encoding bifunctional riboflavin kinase/FAD synthetase — MKLIRGIHNLREQHRGCVLTIGNFDGVHRGHQALLAQLCAEGRQRHLPVVVMLFEPQPLEMFAAEKAPARLTRLREKLRYLEQAGVDAVLCIGFDRHFAAHSAQRFITDLLVKKLRVQLLAVGDDFRFGAGRQGDFLLLQKAGVEYGFNVISTQTFCDGGKRISSTAVRQALAEDDLPLAQSLLGRPFSISGRVVHGDALGRTLGFPTANLPLRRTVSPVKGVYAVEVLGLGERALPGVANIGTRPTVAGLRQQLEVHLLDVAIDLYGRHIEVVLLDKIRDEQRFTSLDALKEQIANDVVTARRFFGQQTSV, encoded by the coding sequence ATGAAGTTGATACGCGGCATACATAACCTTAGAGAGCAGCATCGCGGCTGCGTACTGACTATCGGCAACTTCGATGGTGTACATCGCGGGCACCAGGCGCTGCTGGCGCAGCTGTGCGCAGAAGGGCGTCAACGTCATTTGCCGGTGGTGGTCATGCTGTTTGAACCTCAGCCGCTGGAAATGTTCGCGGCAGAAAAAGCGCCCGCCCGGCTAACAAGGCTGCGCGAAAAACTGCGTTACCTGGAACAGGCTGGCGTTGATGCGGTGCTGTGTATAGGCTTCGACCGCCATTTTGCCGCGCACAGTGCGCAACGATTTATAACTGACCTGCTGGTGAAAAAACTCCGCGTGCAGCTGCTGGCGGTGGGCGATGATTTTCGCTTTGGCGCTGGTCGCCAGGGCGATTTCCTGTTATTACAGAAAGCTGGCGTTGAATATGGCTTTAATGTCATCAGTACCCAGACTTTTTGCGATGGCGGAAAACGCATCAGCAGTACGGCGGTGCGCCAGGCGCTGGCTGAAGATGATTTACCGCTGGCGCAATCCCTGCTGGGGCGTCCGTTCAGCATATCCGGTCGGGTGGTGCATGGCGATGCGCTTGGCCGTACTCTGGGTTTCCCTACTGCCAACCTGCCACTCAGGCGTACCGTTTCTCCGGTAAAAGGGGTATATGCCGTTGAAGTGCTGGGGCTGGGCGAGCGCGCGCTGCCCGGCGTGGCAAATATTGGTACAAGGCCCACCGTTGCCGGGCTACGTCAGCAGCTGGAAGTGCATCTGCTGGACGTCGCCATTGACCTGTACGGGCGACATATTGAGGTGGTATTGCTGGATAAAATACGCGATGAGCAGCGCTTCACATCGCTCGACGCACTGAAAGAACAAATTGCTAACGATGTGGTGACAGCCCGACGTTTTTTTGGGCAGCAAACATCGGTCTAA
- the rpsT gene encoding 30S ribosomal protein S20: MANIKSAKKRAVTSEKRRKHNASRRSMMRTFIKKVYAAIATGDKAAAQNAFNEMQPLVDRQAAKGLIHKNKAARHKANLAAQIGKMA, from the coding sequence TTGGCTAATATCAAATCAGCTAAGAAACGCGCCGTAACGTCTGAGAAGCGTCGTAAGCATAACGCTAGCCGTCGTTCAATGATGCGTACTTTTATTAAGAAAGTTTACGCGGCTATCGCTACCGGCGATAAAGCGGCTGCGCAGAATGCATTTAACGAAATGCAACCACTTGTGGATCGCCAGGCTGCTAAAGGCCTGATCCACAAAAACAAAGCTGCACGCCATAAAGCAAACCTGGCTGCACAGATCGGCAAAATGGCTTAA
- the nhaA gene encoding Na+/H+ antiporter NhaA, whose translation MNLFLKKLVKNDATGGVILIIAAAIAMFLANNDNTRQLYQALLALPVQFRVGALDINKDLLLWINDALMALFFLLIGLEVKRELIMGSLKGRERAMFPLIAALGGMLAPGLIYATFNHHDAQALNGWAIPTATDIAFALGILALLGSRVPAALKMFLMALAVIDDLGAIVIIAFFYTSDLSLLSLAVAAASIAVLAVLNLCGVRKTSVYLAAGMVLWVAVLKSGVHATLAGVIVGLFIPLKKQEGHSPAVELAHGLHPWVSWLILPLFAFANAGVSLSGVSFDGLFSAVPIGIMLGLFIGKPLGVTLSCWLAIKLKVAALPENTRLLDIAAVGVLCGIGFTMSIFIASLAFDGAHEALVTLAKLGILSGSVISALVGYTLLRMKLR comes from the coding sequence ATGAACCTGTTTCTAAAAAAACTAGTAAAAAATGACGCCACCGGTGGCGTTATACTGATTATCGCTGCAGCGATCGCCATGTTTCTTGCCAATAACGACAATACCCGGCAACTCTATCAGGCGCTGCTGGCACTGCCGGTCCAGTTTCGTGTTGGCGCGCTGGATATCAATAAAGATCTGCTTTTGTGGATTAATGATGCGCTGATGGCGCTGTTCTTCCTGTTGATCGGGCTGGAAGTAAAGCGTGAGCTAATAATGGGTTCGCTGAAGGGAAGGGAACGCGCCATGTTCCCGCTGATCGCCGCGCTGGGCGGTATGCTGGCACCGGGCCTGATCTATGCCACATTTAATCACCATGATGCACAGGCGCTAAACGGCTGGGCTATTCCTACCGCCACCGATATTGCGTTCGCGCTGGGGATCCTGGCCCTGCTCGGCAGTCGCGTGCCGGCGGCACTGAAAATGTTCCTGATGGCGCTGGCGGTGATTGATGACCTTGGTGCCATCGTCATTATCGCTTTTTTCTATACCAGCGATCTGTCACTGCTTTCACTGGCCGTGGCGGCTGCCTCCATTGCGGTTCTGGCCGTACTCAATCTCTGCGGCGTGCGTAAAACATCGGTTTACCTGGCGGCCGGTATGGTGCTGTGGGTGGCGGTACTGAAATCCGGCGTACATGCCACGCTTGCAGGGGTGATTGTTGGCCTGTTTATTCCCCTTAAGAAGCAGGAAGGGCATTCCCCGGCGGTTGAGCTGGCGCACGGTCTTCACCCCTGGGTTAGCTGGCTGATCCTGCCGCTGTTTGCTTTCGCTAATGCCGGTGTTTCTTTGAGCGGCGTTTCTTTTGATGGCCTGTTTTCGGCGGTGCCGATCGGAATTATGCTTGGATTATTCATCGGCAAACCGCTGGGGGTCACCCTGAGCTGCTGGCTGGCGATAAAGCTAAAAGTGGCCGCGCTGCCGGAAAATACCCGACTGCTGGATATTGCTGCGGTCGGCGTGCTCTGCGGTATTGGATTTACCATGTCGATATTTATCGCCTCGCTGGCCTTTGACGGCGCACACGAAGCGCTGGTGACGCTGGCTAAACTCGGCATTCTGAGCGGTTCGGTTATCTCTGCGCTGGTCGGCTATACGCTGCTGCGGATGAAACTAAGATAG